In the genome of Pichia kudriavzevii chromosome 4, complete sequence, one region contains:
- a CDS encoding uncharacterized protein (PKUD0D06240; similar to Saccharomyces cerevisiae YLR126C; ancestral locus Anc_8.320), with the protein MKVALVLLDETRYSGFDFADMGANFLRKTFQDMGEAIEFDKFEYIVDGELPDPLEYGLVYLTGSKKDSYEETPFNDKLIEFIRDACSQNVKILGICYGHQIIARSMGFKTAVNPLGWELGNHTVQLSEEDQRKLGVDFDEYTISMIHQDIVTGDSERFVGSTEKCGIQGITVENVLTFQGHPEFTSDLVLEMSKKKLQEAEIDREHFNDIVERSQLLEDGMDDNGNKRLREIVYKFVL; encoded by the coding sequence ATGAAAGTTGCGTTGGTGCTATTGGATGAAACACGGTATTCAGGATTTGATTTTGCCGATATGGGTGCAAACTTTTTAAGGAAAACTTTCCAAGACATGGGGGAGGCCATTGAGTTTGACAAGTTTGAATACATTGTGGATGGCGAGCTTCCTGATCCTCTAGAGTATGGATTGGTTTATCTAACAGGATCGAAAAAAGACTCGTATGAGGAGACGCCGTTCAACGACAAACTGATTGAGTTCATCAGAGATGCCTGCTCTCAGAATGTGAAGATTTTGGGTATCTGCTATGGTCATCAGATAATTGCCCGTTCGATGGGATTCAAGACAGCAGTGAACCCGCTCGGCTGGGAGTTGGGCAACCACACGGTGCAGCTAAGCGAGGAGGACCAGAGGAAGCTTggtgttgattttgacGAATATACCATTTCGATGATTCACCAAGACATTGTCACTGGGGATAGTGAGAGGTTTGTTGGAAGCACCGAGAAATGTGGTATACAGGGTATCACGGTTGAGAATGTGTTGACATTCCAGGGCCATCCTGAGTTTACGAGTGACTTGGTACTTGAGATGAGTAAGAAGAAGCTGCAAGAGGCCGAGATTGATAGGGAGCATTTCAACGATATTGTTGAGAGAAGCCAGCTATTAGAGGATGGAATGGACGACAATGGCAACAAGCGGTTGCGGGAGATTGTCTACAAATTTGTCCTGTAG
- a CDS encoding uncharacterized protein (PKUD0D06250; similar to Saccharomyces cerevisiae YMR043W (MCM1); ancestral locus Anc_2.608), which yields MSGIPQQQHEVAQPVAQPQAQVAQQVNDNNENNNENNNNGNGNGNSNEINNSRNNTTNSEQANVQMTPSADNDEASDEDTKAPKRERRKIEIKFIQDKSRRHITFSKRKAGIMKKAYELSVLTGTQVLLLVVSETGLVYTFTTPKLQPLVTKAEGKNLIQACLNASDDQGQDDDETQNHDDAQAHAHAQAQAAAQAQAAAHAQAQAQAQAQAQAQAVAQVQAQAAQVHAQSVPQGAVPPYQQPQDMHYPNQQGYPTNMNSGYLQNDQQSYSYNDSNFQ from the coding sequence ATGTCTGGAATtcctcaacaacaacacgAAGTGGCGCAGCCGGTTGCGCAACCCCAGGCGCAAGTTGCTCAACAAGTCAATGACAACaacgaaaacaacaatgaaaacaacaacaatggTAATGGTAATGGTAATAGTAACGAAATCAACAATAGCAGGAACAACACCACTAATAGTGAACAGGCGAATGTTCAAATGACTCCTTCTGCGGACAACGATGAGGCGTCCGATGAAGACACCAAGGCTCCAAAGCGGGAACGTAGGAAGATTGAGATCAAGTTCATCCAAGACAAGTCCAGGAGACACATCACCTTCTCCAAACGTAAGGCTGGAATTATGAAGAAGGCCTACGAATTGTCCGTCTTGACAGGAACCCAGGTCTTGCTTTTGGTGGTGTCAGAAACTGGCTTGGTGTATACCTTCACCACTCCTAAACTGCAACCTCTAGTCACAAAGGCAGAAGGTAAAAACTTAATTCAGGCATGTCTTAATGCCAGTGACGATCAAGGCCAGGATGACGATGAGACCCAGAACCACGATGACGCTCAAGCACACGCTCATGCTCAAGCCCAGGCTGCAGCACAAGCCCAGGCTGCAGCTCACGCtcaagcacaagcacaagccCAggcacaagcacaagcacagGCCGTTGCACAAGTACAAGCACAAGCAGCTCAAGTTCACGCCCAATCGGTTCCTCAGGGCGCAGTTCCACCTTATCAGCAACCGCAGGATATGCACTATCCAAACCAACAGGGTTATCCGACCAACATGAATAGCGGTTATCTGCAAAACGATCAACAGAGTTATAGTTACAACGATTCAAACTTCCAGTAA
- a CDS encoding uncharacterized protein (PKUD0D06260; similar to Saccharomyces cerevisiae YAL049C (AIM2); ancestral locus Anc_7.18), whose translation MLLINSNCFLSLLIINFICIYIDQLHHPVMASLPPSDCCAKVTFQEGTAKGHFETIHSLRCYVSDNYTTQEEKYLVIFTDVFGLDLLNTKLIADNFADMLGYPVIVPDILFNDPVSANNSDFETFFANHPVEKTKKCIADFLSPFKSTFIKAKFFAGIGYCFGAKYLVHHMTESGIFNVGAIAHPSFVDEEELKQVKKPLLISAAEIDTIFTPELRAKSEMILKDLDIHYQVDLFGGVSHGFAVRGDLSVKSVRYAAEKAFADAVHWFNYHA comes from the coding sequence ATGTTGTTAATAAATAGTAACTGTTTCTTATCACTTCTTATAATCAACTTTAtctgtatatatatagacCAACTTCACCATCCTGTAATGGCTTCCCTACCTCCTTCAGACTGCTGTGCAAAGGTCACTTTCCAAGAGGGCACTGCCAAGGGCCACTTTGAAACCATCCATTCTTTAAGATGTTATGTCTCCGACAACTACACCACCCAAGAGGAGAAATACCTGGTTATTTTCACCGACGTTTTCGGCCTGGACTTACTCAACACTAAACTCATTGCAGACAACTTTGCAGACATGCTGGGCTATCCCGTCATTGTTCCGGACATTTTATTCAATGACCCAGTGTCTGCCAATAACTCCGATTTCGAAACTTTTTTCGCCAACCATCCAGTGGAGAAGACCAAAAAATGTATTGCAGATTTCTTGTCTCCCTTTAAGTCCACCTTTATAAAGGCAAAGTTCTTTGCCGGTATAGGATACTGTTTTGGGGCTAAATACTTGGTCCATCATATGACCGAATCAGGCATCTTTAATGTCGGTGCTATTGCTCATCCATCCTTTGTCGATGAGGAAGAACTCAAACAGGTGAAGAAAccattgttgatttcagcTGCAGAGATAGATACAATCTTCACCCCGGAACTCAGGGCAAAATCAGAAATGATTTTAaaagatttggatattcATTACCAAGTGGATTTGTTTGGTGGAGTCAGTCATGGCTTTGCTGTCAGAGGCGACTTGTCTGTCAAATCCGTTAGATACGCTGCAGAGAAGGCTTTTGCTGACGCTGTCCATTGGTTTAACTATCATGcttaa
- a CDS encoding uncharacterized protein (PKUD0D06270; similar to Saccharomyces cerevisiae YMR044W (IOC4); ancestral locus Anc_2.609), with protein MFEPKQLVLAKIKGFPDWPAIIVPIESIPAKLSSSRYQRQIDAYLKNDVCVKFYFDDQYSWTKLTNLKPLSLDMVEAFLLQDHGGRRKKRIVEAFEKVKEVPVDEFLKWGSWGEPKPVVEDAEDVFEDGLDNKGGRKRKNNNGSKQTGKGKGKGKGKDKDKDQDKDLGRETKRRRSGRATKVTEETSTPEFTEEEQIVDDEDVEYVEPEDEDLEEEEEEEEEEEEEEEEEEEEEEQTVEPPAIVDDLSSKQPPDFNVDFSVIPHSSALTTEVQEMSQWCHDLRMELQTLIFPLRKQQPGEMEEEAVVPNEANGADNASNTSVEVTGTNVDDAHQQHNESEVKAEDVEQVQPNYKDLNKQIEELISPLLNADLSKSIVKSTGLSKIILIILSKPEFSSACTKRLSKWWVSNFDFSIKPDHHWSDEFTIADHLQEEKQRKAMEEERRRKKKEERRLASMSAVSQTPETEPQSSNV; from the coding sequence ATGTTCGAGCCAAAGCAATTGGTCCTTGCCAAAATCAAAGGTTTCCCCGACTGGCCGGCCATCATTGTCCCTATCGAATCCATACCTGCAAAACTATCCTCATCGAGATATCAAAGGCAAATAGACGCCTATTTAAAGAACGATGTCTGTGTGAAGTTCTACTTCGACGACCAATATTCATGGACCAAACTTACGAATCTAAAGCCTCTATCCCTCGACATGGTCGAGGCGTTCCTACTGCAGGACCACGGCGGTaggagaaagaagagaatCGTGGAAGCGTTTGAGAAAGTCAAGGAAGTCCCCGTGGACgagtttttgaaatggGGGTCTTGGGGTGAACCAAAACCTGTTGTGGAGGATGCTGAGGACGTTTTCGAAGATGGCCTGGACAATAAGGGGGGGCGTAAGCggaaaaataataatggaaGTAAGCAAACTGGAAAGGGGAAGGGGAAGGGGAAGGGAAAAGACAAGGACAAGGATCAGGACAAGGACCTTGGACGGGAGAccaagagaagaagatctGGAAGAGCTACGAAAGTTACAGAGGAGACGTCGACTCCTGAATTCACAGAGGAGGAGCAGATTGTAGATGATGAGGATGTGGAATATGTCGAACCGGAAGATGAAGACttggaggaggaagaagaggaagaagaagaggaagaggaagaggaagaagaagaagaagaagaagaagaacagACTGTGGAACCACCAGCTATTGTCGATGATTTATCGTCAAAGCAACCTCCAGATTTCAACGTCGACTTCTCTGTCATTCCGCATTCGTCTGCTCTAACCACCGAAGTCCAAGAAATGTCACAGTGGTGTCATGATCTGCGGATGGAATTACAGACCCTTATCTTCCCGTTGAGGAAGCAACAACCTGGTGAAATGGAGGAAGAAGCTGTTGTGCCAAATGAGGCCAATGGTGCTGATAACGCCAGCAACACAAGTGTCGAGGTGACGGGAACCAATGTCGACGATGCtcatcaacaacacaaTGAAAGTGAAGTTAAAGCCGAAGATGTCGAGCAAGTCCAGCCCAATTATAAAGATctaaacaaacaaatagAAGAACTAATTTCGCCGCTTCTGAATGCAGATTTATCCAAGTCTATTGTCAAATCCACAGGATTGTCGAAAATCATCCTAATAATTCTCTCCAAACCCGAATTTTCGTCGGCATGCACGAAAAGGCTATCTAAATGGTGggtttccaattttgatttctcaaTCAAGCCCGACCATCATTGGAGCGATGAATTCACAATTGCAGATCATCtacaagaagaaaagcaGAGGAAAGCCATGGAGGAggaaaggagaagaaaaaagaaagaggagAGAAGATTGGCTTCAATGTCGGCCGTCTCCCAAACCCCTGAAACTGAACCCCAGTCTTCTAATGTATAA
- a CDS encoding uncharacterized protein (PKUD0D06280; Pfam Domains: MFS_1(2.5e-37)|Sugar_tr(3e-08)) produces MAPLKPVKSPYADVMDDTSTSLAGLITEEIIESYGSINETTTQATLSSNNDTLTNEEIPLDPNDGYLLPFNQTVAVLIPMYFLVFLASLDSTILSTLMTDIASDMNAIPYISWIATAYLFSTSIVQPLGKLSDIFGRKPCLLVCIVVFTIGCVQCATATSVWSFSSGRFLSGFAAGLNTLSTIITSDLIPLRNRGVYQGLGNIFFALGSAVGGTCGGWISQRWGWRVAFWCQVPIGIVCFLIIVFFFNIPTLPHEIDSLNISLSQKMKKVDVKGIFLIASNLFVLITMASSNFENHWYYVVLLSILGFGLYHLYQVENSHPFAIIPMELMRNRSVLGSSLANWFGTMYSYIIMYYFPVYLSTVLGIKSDGVGLRLVPNIVVASLSSIGSGVYMKWSGKYLKFSIIVNSLGVLSLIFLLFRTYPGQTPTTFEQYMLNTVAVGAYASMLTVTLLSLIAAVPLEYQSSVTSIQYAFRSMGSTLGTTFSSFIFTTTLSKLLVDKLTASKPDDLSDYKLAKIIEIALHDANYIRSPKAPEWTRSIMVYCYNLSVWWTFVFALITSIFGLVAISIIRENTLHTSVKR; encoded by the coding sequence ATGGCTCCACTCAAACCTGTAAAGAGTCCCTATGCGGATGTGATGGATGATACTTCCACTTCTCTAGCTGGTCTAATCactgaagaaatcattgaatcTTATGGTTCCATCAATGAAACTACTACCCAAGCCACACTTTCAAGCAACAACGACACTCTAACCAACGAAGAGATACCGCTTGATCCCAATGATGGTTACCTATTGCCCTTCAATCAGACAGTGGCAGTTCTGATTCCAATGTACTTCTTGGTGTTTCTTGCGTCTTTGGATTCCACCATCTTATCGACATTGATGACGGACATTGCATCTGACATGAATGCCATCCCCTATATTTCGTGGATCGCAACAGCGTATCTCTTTTCCACCTCTATTGTTCAACCCTTGGGCAAGCTAAGCGATATTTTCGGTAGGAAACCCTGTCTACTGGTttgtattgttgttttcacAATAGGTTGTGTCCAATGTGCAACAGCCACTTCTGTTTGGTCGTTTTCTTCAGGTAGATTCTTATCTGGTTTTGCAGCTGGATTAAACACTCTCTCGACAATCATTACAAGCGATTTGATCCCATTAAGAAACAGGGGGGTTTACCAAGGCTTGGGTAACATATTCTTTGCACTTGGTTCTGCTGTAGGTGGCACGTGCGGTGGTTGGATCTCCCAAAGATGGGGATGGAGAGTCGCATTCTGGTGTCAAGTTCCAATTGGTATTGTGTGTTTCCtcattattgttttcttctttaatatCCCAACATTGCCCCATGAAATTGATAGCTTAAATATTTCACTATCacagaaaatgaaaaaagttGATGTAAAGGGAatctttttgattgcatcAAATTTGTTCGTTCTTATTACAATGGCAAGCtctaattttgaaaatcatTGGTACTATGTGGTACTGCTTTCCATTTTAGGATTTGGACTTTACCATTTATATCAAGTAGAAAATAGCCACCCATTCGCAATCATTCCAATGGAACTCATGAGAAACAGATCGGTTCTTGGCTCTTCGCTAGCCAATTGGTTTGGTACAATGTATTCCTACATTATCATGTATTATTTCCCAGTCTATTTATCGACGGTATTAGGCATCAAATCAGATGGTGTTGGTCTTAGACTGGTTCCaaatattgttgttgcttCTCTATCTTCCATCGGAAGTGGTGTTTACATGAAGTGGAGTGGTAAGTACTTAAAGTTCTCCATTATTGTCAATTCGCTAGGTGTACttagtttgatttttctgttATTTAGAACATACCCAGGTCAAACACCTACAACGTTTGAGCAATATATGTTAAATACAGTAGCCGTTGGTGCTTATGCTTCTATGTTGACAGTTACCTTACTATCGCTTATAGCTGCCGTCCCACTTGAATATCAATCCTCTGTGACATCCATCCAATATGCATTCAGAAGTATGGGCTCAACCTTAGGTACTACATTTTCGTCCTTTATCTTCACAACCACACTATCCAAACTTTTGGTTGATAAATTGACAGCTTCAAAACCGGATGATTTGAGTGATTACAAATTGGcaaaaattattgaaattgcaTTACATGATGCTAATTACATCAGATCTCCGAAGGCACCTGAGTGGACAAGAAGTATAATGGTTTATTGCTATAACCTCAGTGTTTGGTGGACATTTGTGTTTGCCCTTATCACCTCTATTTTTGGTCTTGTGGCAATATCTATCATTAGGGAAAATACTCTCCATACCAGCGTGAAGAGATAA